The following are encoded in a window of Bacteroidales bacterium genomic DNA:
- a CDS encoding peptidylprolyl isomerase, giving the protein MAIIGKLRKHSALIVILIGVAIAGFVLQDLFRKGGRGSGDVDFLAKIGNEKIARIDFDQKVEEQIEIIKQNQQKENLTSAENFQAMAQAWERLERQMIMQKEFEELGLAVEYNKSITASISPEELYELMLGNNMHPYIAQTFTDPNTGKVNKQQIQNIVENFDQLSDEDKIQWKRLEQGIKEDRLNTKYNNLVEKAFYMPKAFLQRYADEASQTAKLRFFGIKYQTISDSAVTVAEEDYKKFYEDHKYEYEQEKSCDIDYVIFEVVPSKEDLEAIKQKVESLYNEFQALAPVDVESYVKAHSDETYDSSFFKKGQLSVKLDSFMFASDVGAIIPPYQEDKAYYMARLVQIKNRPDSLKASHILIAYKEAPNPLQNITRTKDQAKKIADSLYEVVKKDAKIFGTLASVNSDFPTANKDGGDLGWIVDGDNEMKFFFDSAYVLKTGDVKVIESSMGYHVLYLTDKKESYKKVKVAVLKKDIKASSETFNKYLTDASAFAGENRTAEQFEKTVAEKGLNKRSAQFVREMDYSIPGLESARGIIRWAFNKDTKTGTVSEQVFDDDGKYIVVVLKEKREKGIAPLEQVKTYIEPLVKREKKAEKIVEQINTASGNDLYQIAAKINAVVDTVDALTLSAYNFPDFGPEPELIGTIFTLNKNSVSKPIKGKMAVYKVVVDDFIQPPAQINTDMVKMQLASYFRQRVSNDLFKAIKDKTEIVDNRIFFY; this is encoded by the coding sequence ATGGCAATTATAGGAAAATTAAGAAAACATTCAGCATTAATTGTAATATTGATCGGTGTTGCTATTGCCGGTTTTGTTTTACAGGATTTATTCAGGAAGGGCGGCAGGGGTAGCGGGGATGTTGATTTTCTTGCAAAGATTGGTAATGAAAAAATTGCCAGAATTGATTTTGACCAAAAAGTTGAAGAACAAATTGAAATTATAAAACAAAATCAGCAAAAAGAAAACCTGACTTCTGCAGAGAATTTTCAGGCAATGGCACAGGCATGGGAGCGCTTGGAACGACAGATGATTATGCAAAAAGAGTTTGAAGAACTGGGACTGGCTGTTGAATACAACAAAAGCATTACAGCCTCTATTTCACCAGAAGAACTATACGAGCTGATGCTGGGAAACAACATGCATCCTTATATTGCCCAGACATTCACCGATCCGAATACGGGCAAAGTTAACAAACAACAGATACAAAATATTGTAGAAAATTTTGACCAGCTAAGCGATGAAGATAAGATTCAATGGAAACGTCTGGAACAGGGTATCAAAGAAGACCGCCTTAATACAAAATATAATAACCTGGTGGAAAAAGCTTTTTACATGCCCAAAGCTTTTCTGCAGCGTTATGCCGACGAAGCAAGCCAGACAGCCAAATTGCGGTTTTTCGGAATAAAATACCAGACTATTTCCGACAGTGCTGTTACAGTAGCTGAGGAAGATTATAAGAAATTTTATGAAGACCACAAGTATGAATATGAGCAGGAAAAATCCTGTGATATTGATTATGTTATTTTTGAAGTGGTCCCCTCAAAAGAAGACCTTGAAGCTATTAAACAAAAAGTGGAGAGCTTATATAATGAGTTTCAGGCGCTGGCACCCGTAGATGTTGAAAGCTATGTTAAAGCCCACAGTGATGAAACTTATGACAGCAGCTTCTTTAAAAAAGGCCAGCTTTCCGTGAAACTGGATTCTTTTATGTTTGCATCAGATGTTGGCGCCATTATTCCCCCTTATCAGGAAGATAAGGCATATTATATGGCAAGACTTGTTCAGATAAAAAACAGACCTGACTCATTGAAAGCCAGCCACATTTTAATTGCATATAAAGAAGCTCCAAACCCATTGCAAAATATTACAAGAACAAAAGATCAAGCAAAAAAAATTGCCGACAGTTTATATGAAGTGGTAAAAAAAGATGCAAAAATTTTTGGCACTCTGGCTTCCGTGAATTCTGATTTCCCTACAGCAAATAAAGATGGAGGCGATCTTGGATGGATTGTTGACGGAGACAACGAAATGAAATTCTTTTTTGACTCTGCTTACGTTTTAAAAACAGGAGATGTGAAAGTGATTGAATCAAGCATGGGTTATCACGTTTTGTACCTTACAGATAAAAAAGAATCTTACAAGAAAGTTAAGGTTGCTGTTCTAAAGAAAGACATTAAAGCAAGTAGCGAAACTTTTAATAAGTACCTAACAGATGCCAGTGCTTTTGCAGGCGAAAACCGAACCGCAGAACAATTTGAAAAAACAGTAGCGGAAAAAGGACTGAACAAACGTTCAGCCCAGTTTGTCAGGGAGATGGATTATTCAATACCCGGTTTGGAATCAGCAAGGGGCATCATTCGTTGGGCATTTAACAAAGACACGAAAACAGGAACAGTATCAGAGCAAGTGTTTGATGATGATGGGAAATATATAGTAGTTGTTTTGAAAGAAAAACGCGAAAAAGGTATTGCACCTCTGGAGCAGGTGAAAACATATATAGAACCCCTTGTGAAACGCGAAAAGAAAGCAGAAAAAATAGTTGAACAGATAAATACTGCAAGTGGAAACGATTTGTATCAAATAGCTGCAAAAATAAATGCCGTGGTGGATACCGTGGATGCATTGACATTGTCAGCTTACAATTTCCCTGATTTCGGGCCGGAACCGGAACTTATTGGAACCATATTCACTCTGAATAAAAACTCCGTGTCAAAACCTATCAAAGGAAAGATGGCTGTCTATAAAGTTGTAGTTGACGATTTTATCCAGCCGCCTGCACAAATAAATACGGACATGGTGAAAATGCAACTGGCAAGCTATTTCCGTCAGAGAGTAAGCAATGATTTATTCAAAGCTATAAAAGACAAAACCGAAATTGTGGATAACAGGATTTTCTTTTATTAA
- a CDS encoding T9SS type A sorting domain-containing protein, which yields MKKLILLTTIILISFLTTRGQNLTLSNDDGNVSNGTEITVSGALGPLLTCPMYVTNNGTSSINVKVRKKINFLVPGAEATFCWAGSCWGADVFVSDDYVAINAGETNNSSFVGEYDPKGFEGTSYVMYTFFDMNSPNDSVSFVAKYVVMPAGISDIHENLYISSAYPNPSDKSTYINYIFPFAGYQNSIVLHDMMGNEVLKFQLIEKKGNVRIDTYQLPEGIYFYSVIIENNIYYTKKLVVSHK from the coding sequence ATGAAAAAATTAATACTACTCACAACCATTATTTTAATATCCTTTCTGACTACAAGAGGCCAGAATCTTACATTATCAAATGACGACGGCAATGTCTCCAACGGCACTGAAATAACAGTTTCCGGTGCGTTAGGCCCCTTGCTGACCTGTCCCATGTATGTTACAAATAACGGGACAAGTTCAATTAATGTTAAGGTGAGAAAAAAAATAAATTTTCTGGTTCCCGGCGCAGAAGCAACTTTTTGCTGGGCAGGCAGTTGCTGGGGTGCTGATGTTTTCGTGTCTGACGATTATGTGGCTATAAATGCAGGGGAAACTAACAATTCAAGTTTTGTTGGCGAGTACGACCCCAAGGGTTTCGAAGGCACATCTTATGTTATGTACACATTCTTTGACATGAACAGCCCAAACGATTCTGTTTCTTTTGTTGCCAAATATGTAGTAATGCCTGCCGGTATATCAGACATACACGAGAACCTATACATTTCTTCTGCTTATCCCAATCCCAGCGATAAAAGTACATACATAAATTATATTTTCCCTTTCGCAGGATATCAGAACAGCATTGTTTTACATGACATGATGGGAAATGAAGTTTTAAAATTTCAGCTAATCGAGAAAAAAGGAAATGTTCGTATTGATACCTATCAACTACCTGAAGGAATATATTTTTATTCCGTGATTATAGAAAATAATATTTATTACACCAAGAAATTAGTAGTAAGCCACAAATAA